From the Odocoileus virginianus isolate 20LAN1187 ecotype Illinois chromosome 21, Ovbor_1.2, whole genome shotgun sequence genome, one window contains:
- the AP1AR gene encoding AP-1 complex-associated regulatory protein isoform X2, protein MGNCCWTQCFGLLRKEAGRLQRVGGGGGSKYFRTCSRGEHLTIEFENLVESDEGESPGSSHRPLTEEEIVDLREKHYDSIVEKQKDLDMKIQKEQERQRVVQRCHASNNGEYQSPGPEDDFESCLRNIKSQYEVFRSSRLSSDATVLTPNTESSCDLMTKTKSTSGNDDSTSLDLEWEDEEGMNRMLPMRERSKTEEDILRAALKYSCKKTGSNPTSASDDSNGLEWENDFVSAEMDDNGNSEYCGFVNPVLELSDSGLKQYDSDQQKR, encoded by the exons ATGGGGAACTGCTGCTGGACGCAATGCTTCGGACTCCTCCGCAAGGAAGCGGGGCGGCTGCAGCGTGTAGGAGGCGGCGGAGG ATCCAAGTATTTTAGAACATGCTCAAGAGGTGAGCACTTAACTATAGAG TTTGAGAATCTAGTAGAAAGTGATGAA GGAGAAAGCCCAGGAAGCAGTCATAG ACCTCTTACTGAGGAAGAAATTGTTGACCTGAGAGAGAAGCATTATGATTCTATtgttgaaaagcagaaagatCTGGATATGAAAATCCAAAAAGAG CAAGAAAGGCAGAGAGTTGTGCAGCGATGCCATGCTTCCAACAATGGAGAATATCAAAG TCCAGGACCAGAAGATGACTTTGAATCTTGTTTGAGAAATATAAAGTCACAGTATGAAGTTTTTCGAAGTAGTa GACTCTCATCAGATGCCACAGTTTTGACACCAAATACAGAAAGCAGTTGTGATTTAATGACCAAAACTAAATCAACTAGTGGAAATGATGACAGCACATCTTTAGATCTAGAATGGGAAGATGAAGAag GAATGAATCGAATGCTTCCAATGAGAGAACGTTCCAAAACAGAGGAAGACATTCTCCGGGCAGCACTTAAGTATAGCTGCAAGAAGACTGGGAGTAATCCTACGTCAGCCTCTGACGATTCCAATGGGCTGGAGTGGGAGAATGACTTTGTTAGTGCCGAAATGGATGATAATGGCAATTCCGAGTATTGTGGATTTGTAAATCCTGTATTAGAACTGTCCGATTCTGGTCTAAAGCAATATGATTCAGATCAGCAAAAACGATAG
- the AP1AR gene encoding AP-1 complex-associated regulatory protein isoform X3 — MKPLTEEEIVDLREKHYDSIVEKQKDLDMKIQKELALREEKLRLEEEALYAAQRDAARAAKQRKLLEQERQRVVQRCHASNNGEYQSPGPEDDFESCLRNIKSQYEVFRSSRLSSDATVLTPNTESSCDLMTKTKSTSGNDDSTSLDLEWEDEEGMNRMLPMRERSKTEEDILRAALKYSCKKTGSNPTSASDDSNGLEWENDFVSAEMDDNGNSEYCGFVNPVLELSDSGLKQYDSDQQKR, encoded by the exons ATGAA ACCTCTTACTGAGGAAGAAATTGTTGACCTGAGAGAGAAGCATTATGATTCTATtgttgaaaagcagaaagatCTGGATATGAAAATCCAAAAAGAG TTAGCCTTACGAGAAGAGAAGTTAAGACTAGAAGAAGAAGCTTTATACGCTGCCCAGCGTGACGCAGCCAGGGCAGCAAAGCAGCGAAAGCTCTTGGAG CAAGAAAGGCAGAGAGTTGTGCAGCGATGCCATGCTTCCAACAATGGAGAATATCAAAG TCCAGGACCAGAAGATGACTTTGAATCTTGTTTGAGAAATATAAAGTCACAGTATGAAGTTTTTCGAAGTAGTa GACTCTCATCAGATGCCACAGTTTTGACACCAAATACAGAAAGCAGTTGTGATTTAATGACCAAAACTAAATCAACTAGTGGAAATGATGACAGCACATCTTTAGATCTAGAATGGGAAGATGAAGAag GAATGAATCGAATGCTTCCAATGAGAGAACGTTCCAAAACAGAGGAAGACATTCTCCGGGCAGCACTTAAGTATAGCTGCAAGAAGACTGGGAGTAATCCTACGTCAGCCTCTGACGATTCCAATGGGCTGGAGTGGGAGAATGACTTTGTTAGTGCCGAAATGGATGATAATGGCAATTCCGAGTATTGTGGATTTGTAAATCCTGTATTAGAACTGTCCGATTCTGGTCTAAAGCAATATGATTCAGATCAGCAAAAACGATAG
- the AP1AR gene encoding AP-1 complex-associated regulatory protein isoform X1, protein MGNCCWTQCFGLLRKEAGRLQRVGGGGGSKYFRTCSRGEHLTIEFENLVESDEGESPGSSHRPLTEEEIVDLREKHYDSIVEKQKDLDMKIQKELALREEKLRLEEEALYAAQRDAARAAKQRKLLEQERQRVVQRCHASNNGEYQSPGPEDDFESCLRNIKSQYEVFRSSRLSSDATVLTPNTESSCDLMTKTKSTSGNDDSTSLDLEWEDEEGMNRMLPMRERSKTEEDILRAALKYSCKKTGSNPTSASDDSNGLEWENDFVSAEMDDNGNSEYCGFVNPVLELSDSGLKQYDSDQQKR, encoded by the exons ATGGGGAACTGCTGCTGGACGCAATGCTTCGGACTCCTCCGCAAGGAAGCGGGGCGGCTGCAGCGTGTAGGAGGCGGCGGAGG ATCCAAGTATTTTAGAACATGCTCAAGAGGTGAGCACTTAACTATAGAG TTTGAGAATCTAGTAGAAAGTGATGAA GGAGAAAGCCCAGGAAGCAGTCATAG ACCTCTTACTGAGGAAGAAATTGTTGACCTGAGAGAGAAGCATTATGATTCTATtgttgaaaagcagaaagatCTGGATATGAAAATCCAAAAAGAG TTAGCCTTACGAGAAGAGAAGTTAAGACTAGAAGAAGAAGCTTTATACGCTGCCCAGCGTGACGCAGCCAGGGCAGCAAAGCAGCGAAAGCTCTTGGAG CAAGAAAGGCAGAGAGTTGTGCAGCGATGCCATGCTTCCAACAATGGAGAATATCAAAG TCCAGGACCAGAAGATGACTTTGAATCTTGTTTGAGAAATATAAAGTCACAGTATGAAGTTTTTCGAAGTAGTa GACTCTCATCAGATGCCACAGTTTTGACACCAAATACAGAAAGCAGTTGTGATTTAATGACCAAAACTAAATCAACTAGTGGAAATGATGACAGCACATCTTTAGATCTAGAATGGGAAGATGAAGAag GAATGAATCGAATGCTTCCAATGAGAGAACGTTCCAAAACAGAGGAAGACATTCTCCGGGCAGCACTTAAGTATAGCTGCAAGAAGACTGGGAGTAATCCTACGTCAGCCTCTGACGATTCCAATGGGCTGGAGTGGGAGAATGACTTTGTTAGTGCCGAAATGGATGATAATGGCAATTCCGAGTATTGTGGATTTGTAAATCCTGTATTAGAACTGTCCGATTCTGGTCTAAAGCAATATGATTCAGATCAGCAAAAACGATAG